In Coregonus clupeaformis isolate EN_2021a chromosome 5, ASM2061545v1, whole genome shotgun sequence, the sequence ctctctgggaaactttgaaagcttatatcagaggtgaaattatctcctacaccgcacatgagaacaaattgaaaaggaataggttatctatgctaacacgctgtattgcccaattagatgacatttatgccATTTCACCATCCCCGgatatttataaggaacgtttaactctgcaagcagaatttgacacactattaacagaccaggttactgaaatgcttgtcaagtctaggagcacttactatgaacaaggagataaagccagtaaattattagctcacaagttacgtcaacaatcatcatcatctcagattacaaaaattcgtacatcatctgggatatcattagatcctggggggatcaatgaggagttcaagagattttaccagtctctatatacctctgaaagtaaagcggatacactggaattggataatttcttccactcactatctgtgccttcggtcggccgggatttggttaaaaaattagagcagccgatcactgttgaagaactgtctaacgctgtcaaatcccttcaatctgggagaagcccagggcctgatggctacccgacagagttttataaaaagtttatcaccaaaatagcccctattctaattgaaatgtacaatgatgcatttgtaaatggtgctctcccacatactctcactcaagcaaccatttgtgttattcttaaaaaaaacaaagaccctcttgactgtgcatcataccgtccaattagcctgctaaatgtggactataaaattctagccaaaattctggcaacgcggctagaaacagtcctcccatcaattatctctccggatcaaacaggatttataaaaaatagacactcattcttcaatctccgaagattatttaatattatatacaatccttctgtcgacaatacctctgaagccattatatccctggacgcggagaaagcgtttgatcgggtggaatggaaatacctttttacactctaaataaatttggctttggctccaaattcatgacctggataaaacttctgtactcatcccccaagcctctgtcaggactaataacactcaatcagatcgcttccctttgcaaagatcgacacgtcagggttgccctttaagtcccttactgtttgccctcgccatagagccacttgcaatagcacttcgctccaaccccctcatcaaaggcatagtcagatacgggcacgaacacaaactgtctttatatgcagatgatttattaatatacacatccaatctttctgtctctgtccctgctgcccttgccactttcgcatccttcggtcacttatcagggtataaactaaatctcagtaaaagtgaattgatgccacttaacatggctgcaaaaaaatcccctttacataacttgccatttaaaatagctcacagtagttttatttatctcggggtacatgtcacaattaggtttgaagacctttttcaagccaactttgctcctctcttaacccgtactaaggacgatttggaacggtggtctttgctacacctctccttagttgctagaattaactctattaaaatgaatactctccctaaattcttatacctctatcagtgccttccaatatttctacccaatacatttttcaaaaagatcgacggcctaattctaccctttatatgggacaaaaagcctcctaggatgcgaaaacagctcttgcagaggcccaaatcagacggcggtctagctctaccagatttcagattctattattgggccgctaaccttaggatcattcagtactggttgcagagcagagtgatattcccacccccaacttggctggagatggaggctgcctcgtcaacaccggcatcactgtcttccctcgctcactcctctattacaggcccttactcctccttcaccaataatacatgtgtcaaaacaacattgaagatctggaatcaatttaggcgccactttgggtttcaaacaacctcttccttggctccggtagcctcaaacccagcttttcccccatctatgattgatggtgctttctcaacatggtctaatctcggtattaaaagattcagagatctgtacactaacaatacatttagtacgtttcaacaattatcagctaaatttggtctccccagacatAATTTTTTTAGGTTCCTACAAGTCCGGAGTTACgtccgcagcatagatccaggattccccaacctttctggtggaacacagttcgacacatttctcaccccacttcctaaccagaaaggcacattgtcaataatctatagtcaaatttgctcactacaagccatctcattaaacaatatcaaatcctcttgggaggaggaactgggtgaggaaatatctgatgaactatgggaaggggcactcaaaagggtacatagctcttctatttgcgctcgacacggcctcatccaatgcaaactcattcatagggcccactggaccaaagcaagactatcaaaaatttacaaggatgtgaaccctaattgtgttcgatgtaaccagtcccctgctaatcatgtgcacatgttttggtgctgcccatctcttgttggtttctggaaagacatctttaacacactctcagaattaagcggcacacagatcgagccagaccctctcattgcattatttggagtctccttacccacaatacaattgaccaaaatgaataaggatgtaattgcctttgtcacgttgttagcgagacgattaattttacttagatggaaatcctctgcagccccttctcatgctctttggattaaatctattttgaattgcataaagttggagaaaataaaacagacactcaatgggtctgtagacaaattctatgcaaagtgggctcccttcttttcttatgttaaaagaatacatttccctgcagttccagagtgatgtatatttatatattgatgatgtaagaagcctggtatgtgcatatacgacatctcggatgttaaggatggtaataactgtgctagctgacctataacaactggatcaaaacagatatttttccctttttttttttttttttttttgtatttttttttttgtgttttatcttatttatgtatttaatgtcTATTTTTTATTTCATGTCTGTTTCTCTatgttttgctgtatcgttgtcttcaaattgttgttccatattcataccaaataactttcaagtgcaattatttactaaatgctggtactgaaaattcaataaacaaagtatataaaaaaaattaaaaaaagtccacctgtgtgcaatctaagtgtcacttgatctcagtatatatacacctgttctgaaaagtcccagagtctgcaacaccactaagcaaggggcaccaccaagcaagcggcaccatgaagaccaaggagctctccaaaccggtcagggacaaagttgtggagaagtacagatcagggttgggttataaaaacatatcagaaactttgaacatcccacagagcacgattaaatccattattaaaaaattgaaagaatatggcaccacaacaaacctgccaagagagggccgcccaccaaaactaatggaccaggcaaggagggcattaatcagagaggcaacaaagagaccaaagataaccctgaaggagctgcaaagtgccacagcgaagattggagtatctgtccataggaccactttaagccatacactccacagaggtgggctttactgaagagtggccagaaaaaagccattgcttaaagaaagaaataagcaaacatgtttggtgttcgtcaaaaggcatgtgggagactccccaaacatattgaagaaggtactctggtcagatgagactaaaattgagctttttggccatcaaggaaaactttatgtctggcgcaaacccaacacctctcatcaccccgagaataccattcccacagtgatgcatggtggtggcagcatcatgctgtggggatgtttttcatcggcagggactgggaaactggtcagaattgaagaaatgatggatggcgctaaaaatagggaaatacttgagggaaacctgtttcagtcttccagagatttgagactgggacggaggttcaccttccagcaggacaatgaccctaagcatactgctaaagcaacactcaagtggtttaaggggaaacatttcaatgtcttggaatggcctagtcaaagcccagacctcaatccaattgagaatctgtggtatgacttcaagattgctgtacaccagcggaacccatccaacttgaaggatctggagcagttttgccttgaagaatgggccaaaatcccagtggctagatgtgccaagcttatagagacataccccaagagacttgcagctgtaattgctgcaaaaggtggctctacaaagtatttactttgggggggggggtaaatagttatgcacgctcaagttttctgtttttttgtcttatgtcttgtttgtttcacaattaaaaatattttgcatcttcaaagaggtaggcatgttgtataaatcaaatgatacaaacccccaaaaaatcaattataattccaggttgtaaggcaacaaaataggaaaaatgccaaggggggtgaatactttcgcaagccactgtacatcggAACCTTCTTCTAGACATCAGCTTTCTGCCGGTAGAAACGCCTGAGGATGATTCTTGTGAATCTCAATCAGATGGAGGTCTAGATCCAGAGTGTGAGGATCAGTCAATGGACCTTTCAGACTCCGATGAAGAGGAAAGCTCTGAGATATGACCAGTTCATGGATACTCTGTGGAGTAGATGGCTCTGCAAGTCAGGAATCTTTGGAGGAACAGGAGTCAGTCAGAGATGAGATGGAGCAAGAAAAGTCAGCGTACAGCTGTAGGGTCAATCCGTCAAGCCCAGCTACCTCTCAATAATGAGACTGACATTAGCATTCCTGACTATGACAGTCTAGCTGTAGTCCCTGACACATAACTTTCAGGCATTCCTGACTCAGTTGCACCAGCTGATTTAGCTAGTGACCAAGATTTACAAAGACCGGGTTCAGGTGATTCGCAATATCGTCTTATTGAGACAATGGCTCAGAGACCATTCACTATTAAGGGCTTAGCCACCAAACTAGGAAAGAAGTCCCAGTCTCTTCTAACttaaagggttttctttatttcttCTGTTGTTTTTAGGAATATTCATTGATATGTAGAGACATCTAAGTGATGTGTAGAATGGTGTCAAGGGATAATGTGATGTGGAGACGAGTGTTGTATGGTATACTTGGCATCGTATTAGTCTAGGAGGTTCTCGGGCCTGATCAACCTTAGATTCCTCTGAATCTGCCCAGCAGATGGCTTGTATAGCAGAGACCGAAGATGAGATTTTGGTGTTCACTTGTGCCAGTGACTCAGTAGAGTTTGTTGTCCCTTGTGCTTTATATCCTGTTTGATATGCACTCAGGATTTTGGTGAATTTTAGGAGAGGTGAATGTAACAGGTGTAAAATATACTTTACGTATTTCACTGAAAATCCCtcatatttattttcatttattattttaaGGTTATTTTTAGATGTATTACACTACTTTCAAGAAAactattttattgtatttattttctaAATTGTGTTGATGTCATCAACGGGAGCCATGCTTTtcagtgttgccaatttagcgactttgtcgctatatttagcgagtattcagacccctctagcgacacattttcaaaaaagcgactagcgacaaatctagcggctttttctggtgttattggagacttttggcaactctgacgtgaaagcacgtagcgttcttactcttctcaatgagcagcgggtgctgccgtgggccccacccctgGGACCCACCCCTGGGCCCcaccccgtcccaaagcactcacaggcggcccagtcctcgtgccgctgtccctcccagctgcagtcagagcaggagatgttcacccctccgcgtccagactgcaaatgaattgcGCATGCGGGAAGCTGCCACTGGCTGATGTAATGTAAAACAGTCatgaaatgtaaaacattttaaaaaacaagaatcgacagaaagttcatttgtagttctaaacatatttagggtgttttttactcactttttgtctctcccacaaagTTATTGCTCTCTCCTatagcgtccatcacaattacatgcacatggccaattatgcaaattcgGTGattacgtcatttagcgacttttaggacagccaatagctactttccttactgaggagttggcaacactgctttTACTCCTCAGTTTGCTCAAAGCGTGATGATGAGaggtatgtgtttatgtatgctcCGGTCTTTTGAACGCACATGTTAGCAAATGTTTATaaatgcacaacaacaaaaaaagcaaaAATGATATCGTCATTGATTTTGTGTTGTTGCACCACTGTTGGTATGAATATATATTAGCGTGAATGGGGATAATTTTCGAGTGCAACTTTGATTGCAACTTTGCAAGGCTAGCCCAGCTACTGTTAGCTTTGGGTGCGGGAGAGAGTCTCTTTCAGGGACAGACAGCGTGAGTTTTCTGACGGTTTTCTAACGGGCATTCTCCTCTGTCTTTTGTCTTTTGTCAGGCAAATATACTTATGTACAATATGAGAGTCCAGATGGCAGCATTAACGTTGCCTTGCATTTGTATCCATTCCATGCAGGTATGTTGTGAAATGTGACGTTTTTGTATTTCATGTTTAATGTTCCTAGTTAGCTGTCGTTCATTTTATTGCCAGGCCAGTCATGTCAGGAATTGCGTTGTCGCCTCATTAGTATGCCTTGGGTATAATAGTACACTAAAATAATGATTTAACACTTATTAGCAAATTATTGGTGTACAATGTTTATAAAAATTAAATGTGAGTCTTTTGAAaatatttacatgtacattttgtaCAGTGCATTTTTTTGTTGATGTGAGTTTGCTCAAAGCATGATGAGAGGCAAATATACTTATGTTTGAGAGTCCAGACGGCAGTATTAACGTTTGCCTTGCATTTGTATCCATTCCATGCAGTCATTAAAAGAGAGACAACGGGCAGAATTGTGTTCAGAGCATTCCTTTCCCTTCCACATACACCTCACCAGAACACAACGCAGAAAGGTAACGGTACCGAACTGGGTACATAGGCTATGACTTAATGAAACATTTGTGTTTACTAACAGTCATGAAGACCTCCATCAAGCTGTAGGCCTAACTCTACTAGCTGAAAAATATTTGCAATTAAAGAAATGAAATCAATCTTTCCAAAAAATTATTTTATTCAGTCAAATATTTGTAATCTTAGACACCATACCCAGAGCCCTACAAAGGCCCATACCTGAGGTGTAACATTACAGAAATGCACGTGTAAGGACTGGAATATTAATGATGGACTTTCTGAGAGATCACTCTGTGTAAACATATGGACACACTTGCAAATGGCATCCAATACCCAATATACAACTTAACTCATGGTTTTCCCTTTCATAATTTCAACAGTTAATCATTGTTACTCTCCCTGGTATATTTGGGTCCCAGTATCGGCAACAGTGACATCCCCATTGAAAGGTGTTTAAAATGAGTTAGTAgccctatttataaacaaaaaaTCCTAAATTTGTTGTTTCTGGAATTCAGTCAATCCCACCATGTTCAAATGCACTGAGCGTGATTTCCAGGCTACAGAATGTACATGATTCAGGCTAAACAAAAGTAAATATTACCAATATTTTCTCTGAGATGAAGCTTAGCTATCACCACTGTCAGTTTGATGGCTCAATTTGGTCATAACACATAAAAACGAACAAACACAAACTgtacaaaaataaaaacaatcacagttTAGTTTTAAAAAAACAGAGAAAATATGTACTCTGTATTAAAAGTACAGCTACACTCCTTGAGTGGTTGGTCCAAATCCATGAATAAGTGGCAATGCCTTGATTGAGAAATatcaaaatacaaaatatacaacGGCCCTGTTTGATAGCAGTTTCCATACTGCAGCACCATGTCTGTTACTGGCTACACATTTGGTACCTATTTCCCAGAACTCATCTATGACATAAGAGGTCTTCTCTGCACCGCAGCTTGTAGCATCAGCTCCTGGCTGTTTGGGGTACCTCTACAGCTTGATAAAACCTGCGTTATTCCAGGTTAATTAACCATTTGTGATTAAAACTTTGGTGCAATtctctttctgtgtctttgtTGAACTCCTGTTGTAATCCTGAGAGAACAGGAGGGGTGAAAAGCCAGGGTTTCCCACTACTAAACATCACTACTAGGCGGGGCACAAAGTTCTCTAGATCCAGCATCCAGGCCTGCAGGAATCAAACATTTCAGTTGAAGGCAATTGAATCCCAATTCTCTTGGGCTGGGAGGGGTTGACAGTGCTAGGCTGGGGTGCTGGCCCTGCCTAGGCAATGGCAGGAGACACATAATgcttctgatctaggatcagtgtaCCCTCCTCAAATCTTCTATTTATGAAGAAGGTATGCAAAGCTGACCTTAGATCAGCCTCTAGAGCAAGGacgggcaactccagtcctcgggggccggattggtgtcacacttttgccccagccccagctaacacatctGACTCCAATAATAAACTAATtatgatcttcagtttagaatgcaattagtttaatcagctgtgtttgctagggatggggaaataatgtgacaccactccggcccctGAGGACTGTAGTTGCCCTTCCCTGGTCTAGAGGAAACGTTCATACTACTCCATACTGCATAAGTAGAGGGATTTCTGTCTTCAAGGCAAGAGTTCAAACGTCTCTCTCCCATTGTCTCTCTGGCTCATTGACGACAGGGCTGCGGAAAGGCAGGGACCTGGGGAGGCCAAAGATATCTCATTTGGCAGCCTTATTGACCATCATATCTGAGGAgaaaacagacagaaagagacataCAGAAATTGGTGCAAGTTAGTAAGAGACAAGAATTAGTACAAATATGTGTGTGCGGACAGGTgattgagtgtgagtgtgtgtggctcTAACCTTTCAGTGTCTTGTGGACCTCGTTGGGCAGGTCATCCAGCTCCTGTATACTCATCAAGAGGTGAGTGACAGTGGCTTGACCATTCGGCCTGGCAGTCTTCCAGCGCTCCAGCGCCTTAAACCTGAAACCCAATGCAAAAAAAGTTGAGTGTCACATTTAGGGTCACATTATCTAAAAAAGAAATGCTTCAATGAGAAACCCCCAAAATAATGGCTGGCAAGTAATATAAAGTTTAGTTTTAAGGGTGCAGATTctatatctatctactgtacctcTGCATGATGACATCCTCCTCACTGGCCTGTATATCGTCCAGGTCTTTGGAGGACAGGTCCAGGCAACCGATAGCCACCTGCTTCCACTCCTTCCCCAGCTGCTTAGCCACCTGCATCAGCTGCTTGGATGACACGTTTGGGTCCTGCATTGTCCGTACTCCGTCTGGAGACAACAGAGGAATGTCAGACATTTAGGCGTTTTTTCAGGCCAACTGAACAGCAACTCAACAGGAATAAGACCACAGTAATAAAAGGCAAATGACACAATGGATGTGTTCAAACCATCACCTGACTCATCTGCACATTTACGTCTTTTTTTGGGCAGCTCTTCCTCTGATGTGCTGGTGCTTCTCTTCCTGTctacagaagaggagaaaatcCCTGTCAATCAAAAGCTACTTTGTTATGATTGGATGAAAGTTGCTTGTGTACAGATAACTTAATATCCAATATTAGCCAATATTGAGAGGGGGCAAACAAAAATGACAAACTTACTATCTGTCCGTTTCTTTGGCTTTTCAACTGTATTGTCCACACAGTCACCTGAGAGGAAGATAAATTAATCTCCTGCACCTTAACCCACAACACATTACAGACAGATGCACAGCAGGTGTGTACATACCTTCTCTGATGGTGGCTGACCACACAGTCTGGTCGGACTCCGTCTCTACGAGGGAGAGCTTGAAGGGAGGGGGCTGCTCAAAGAACGCCTCAAAATATCCCTTCAATTTAGTCACGGCCAGCGTGAACGGCAAGTCCTGCAggacaccatacacacacaacacagacataTAAATAAACGCACATagtacatacactgagtatacaaaacattaagaacacctgctctttctatgacatacactgaccaggtgaatccaggtgaaagctatgatcccttattgatgtcacttgttaaatccacttaaatcagtgtaaatgaatgggaggagacaggttaaagaaggatttttaagcctagagacaattgagacatggattgtgtaccattcagagggtgaatggacaagacaaaatatttaagtgcctttgaacagggtatggtagtacgtgccaagcgcatcggtttgtgtcaagaactgcaacgctgctgggtttttcacgctcaacagtttccttgtgtgtatcaagaatggtccaccacccaaatgacatccagccaacttgacacaactgtgggaagtattggcgttaacataggccagcatccctgtggtacattttcgacaccttgtagagtccatgcctcgacgaattgaggctgttctgaggtcaaaagggggtgcaactcaatattaggaaggtgttcttaatgtttggtatactcagtgtacattacATAGGTCAGTGCTTACTGGTTATGCAGTAATGGTTGAATGAACCCTCACCGCAGGGCTGATGTCTCCCTCTGGTTCACTCATGAGGCGGTACCTCCTCTCATCCAACTTACAGGTGGGTGGCTTCTCTACCTTCAGGTAACGCTTGTTTGCGCCACGCACCTCCTTCCCTATGTCCTAGAgtgaggggtagaggaggagaaagagaggcagagagacagtgaAAGAATGAAAGGAATAGATAGAAGTGGACCAGTGATTTTAGGTAAGCAAGAGATTCAAGGGTGGGGATGACTATTCCCAGTTCAGGAAACCTGGAAGCTCGTGGAGGGAGATGTTTTCCACGGTCAACAACTCCTTTCCCTGGCCAGTTAGGTAGGGTTAAATGGACTGTTCTGAAGCTGAGTGCTCTGATGTGTGCTCTctagtgctaactgtgccactagagatcctggttcgaatccaggctctgtcgcagccggccgcgaccgggagactcatgggcggcgcacaattggcccagcgtcgtccagggtaggggagggaatggccggcaggggtgtagctcagttgatagagcatggcgtttgcaatgccagggttgtgggtttgattcccacggggggcaagtataaaaaaataaaataaaaatttaaaaaatgtcgctctggataagagtgtctgctaaattactaaaatgtaaatgtaaatatgtgtctCTGCTGAGCTCAGTTATTCAGTCACTCAGCCATTCCCCTCACCACAGATACTACTATCACACTAATACACATGCCACTGATACTACACATTACCAGCAATCAAACCACATTTCAGGAACTGGGTGACATGACCTAAGAGACGGTGTAATATCACAGAGTAGATATTCACTGTGGTCTATATTTGATATCACATGGTGTTACTATCCCAATCTAAGCCTATCAGTTGGCAAAACATTGTCATTTTAACCAGTGttgcccactgggctagtttcAGATCTAATGTATGAGGTTTGGGGTTTCCATCTGAGTTGTTCCTAGATACAGATACACAACTCAATACACAATCATTTGTGTTTATTAATACGCACCAATGCCCTTTGATACAGTGACAAATGAACTCATCTtgatcaccacacacacacacacacacacacacacacacacacacacacacacacacacacacacacagacacacacacacacacacacacacaaacagaccgcAGACCTCCAGTGTGATGTGATTTCCCTCAGTAGAGACCACAGTGTGAGAGGCACAGAGTGCCAGGAAGTCGGGCCAATGGGCATTACAATCCCTCTGATCACGTTCACCtctttgctctgactcagtaacATGTTACAGTaatgatccacacacacactctgtgtcCCTCTCACCTTAATGTCGGAGGAGTTGTTGGTGGCCAGGTAGATGCGAAAGGAGTAGGAGTTGTTCAGAGCCAGTTCTTTATACACCAGGACCACCCCATGGTGCTCTACAGGCTTGCTGCTCTGGACAATGGGCCCCACCGGGGACAGGGACGATACACGCCACTTTACATGGCTGCAAGAGTGGTCTACCGAGGGCTCGATCACCGGACAGCTGTCCTTCATATGCAGGACACTGAAG encodes:
- the si:dkeyp-97b10.3 gene encoding uncharacterized protein si:dkeyp-97b10.3, which translates into the protein MMVAKMASCGAACHLDEGDGDIPAPDQKGNLTESDNSGSDNAGTSTEESSEEEEDEEEEEEDISAEKEGESEEPDVEGSSNESESAPQPDAEVSLAKDVPPKPCCEKCKAVQQSQGNELVTPRKISKGRLQVQLEGEGTYECSVTGLVFEVSERVLICYSVLSWSKFGMFLRDSWWFAGPIFNVDCVNSPSSILTSIQFPHSLCLADPDSEMTFSVLHMKDSCPVIEPSVDHSCSHVKWRVSSLSPVGPIVQSSKPVEHHGVVLVYKELALNNSYSFRIYLATNNSSDIKDIGKEVRGANKRYLKVEKPPTCKLDERRYRLMSEPEGDISPADLPFTLAVTKLKGYFEAFFEQPPPFKLSLVETESDQTVWSATIREGDCVDNTVEKPKKRTDNRKRSTSTSEEELPKKRRKCADESDGVRTMQDPNVSSKQLMQVAKQLGKEWKQVAIGCLDLSSKDLDDIQASEEDVIMQRFKALERWKTARPNGQATVTHLLMSIQELDDLPNEVHKTLKDMMVNKAAK